In the Chlamydiales bacterium STE3 genome, one interval contains:
- a CDS encoding Pyruvate dehydrogenase E1 component subunit beta, mitochondrial (Product derived from UniProtKB/Swiss-Prot:Q86HX0;Gene name derived from UniProtKB/Swiss-Prot:Q86HX0;EC number derived from UniProtKB/Swiss-Prot:Q86HX0) gives MNTQVIDIREALKQAIDEEMARDERVFIMGEEVAEYNGAYKVTKGLLDKWGPKRVIDTPIAELGFVGLGIGAAMTGLRPIVEFMSFNFSFVAADQIISNAAKMYYMSGNRFSVPIVFRGPNGAAAQVSSQHSHCVEALYGVLPGLIIVAPSNPYDAKGLLKSSIRSNNPVLFLESELSYGDKGEVPTEEYLVPIGKAKVVCEGKDVTIVSHSRMVVMSQKVVAELASQGISAELIDLRTIRPLDIATIAASVKKTGRCVLVEEGHYFSGIAAEVGFEIMEQCFDYLDAPLERVCQKETPMPYSKVLELETMPTVARIIAAVKKTLL, from the coding sequence ATGAACACACAAGTCATTGATATAAGAGAAGCTTTAAAACAAGCAATCGATGAAGAGATGGCGCGTGATGAGCGCGTTTTTATTATGGGCGAAGAAGTTGCTGAGTACAATGGTGCGTATAAAGTCACTAAAGGGCTTTTAGATAAGTGGGGACCAAAGCGTGTCATTGACACTCCGATTGCAGAGCTTGGATTTGTAGGCTTAGGTATTGGCGCGGCGATGACAGGGCTTAGGCCTATCGTGGAATTTATGAGCTTTAATTTTTCTTTCGTTGCGGCAGACCAAATCATCTCCAATGCAGCTAAAATGTACTACATGTCGGGAAATCGCTTTTCCGTTCCTATTGTATTTAGAGGACCAAATGGCGCTGCTGCACAAGTTTCTAGCCAACACTCGCATTGTGTGGAAGCTTTGTATGGTGTTTTGCCAGGCCTCATTATTGTGGCACCAAGCAACCCATACGATGCAAAAGGTCTTTTAAAATCTTCGATTCGAAGCAATAATCCTGTTTTATTTTTAGAATCTGAGCTTTCCTATGGCGATAAAGGAGAGGTCCCTACGGAAGAATATCTCGTCCCGATTGGTAAAGCCAAAGTTGTATGCGAAGGTAAAGATGTGACCATTGTTTCCCATAGTCGAATGGTTGTTATGAGCCAGAAAGTCGTAGCGGAACTGGCTTCTCAAGGCATCTCTGCTGAGCTAATCGATCTGAGAACAATCCGTCCATTAGACATTGCTACCATTGCAGCTTCTGTCAAAAAAACGGGCCGTTGTGTCCTCGTAGAAGAAGGGCACTATTTTAGTGGGATTGCTGCCGAAGTCGGCTTTGAAATTATGGAACAGTGCTTCGATTATCTGGATGCTCCACTAGAAAGAGTGTGTCAAAAAGAGACCCCCATGCCTTATTCTAAGGTGCTTGAACTGGAAACAATGCCCACTGTTGCACGCATCATTGCTGCTGTGAAAAAAACACTGTTATAA
- a CDS encoding Dihydrolipoyllysine-residue acetyltransferase component of pyruvate dehydrogenase complex (Product derived from UniProtKB/Swiss-Prot:O66119;Gene name derived from UniProtKB/Swiss-Prot:O66119;EC number derived from UniProtKB/Swiss-Prot:O66119): MPFTVTMPKLSPTMETGVIAQWHKKEGEHVQAGDVLLEVATDKATVEHTALDEGWLRKILVGEGVEADVNQPIAIFTEEENESIEGYTSGESSVAEPKGEIALEKQKAAVHNTLQQETPSVLKKQERIFVSPLAKKIAQEKGIDLTEIQGSGPRNRIVSRDLEVATTKKVSDHTVLHPASGTFEEITLSPVRKIIAERLQEAKSTIPHFYVEKSIDASALLKLREELAKHDLKVSINDLVTKGVALALKKHPVINSGFDAKKKMILNYQTIDISIAVSVEGGLITPIVRNADLKELREISSEIKVLAKKAREGKLQPQEFQGGSFTISNLGMFGVKSFQAIINPPQAAILAVSGILDIPVVKDGVVIPGKVMNVTISVDHRVIDGVAAAEFLASLKHILENPLALII, from the coding sequence ATGCCATTCACCGTTACTATGCCCAAGCTTTCTCCAACTATGGAAACGGGCGTTATCGCTCAATGGCATAAGAAAGAGGGAGAACATGTCCAAGCTGGAGATGTGCTGCTTGAAGTAGCAACAGATAAAGCGACAGTAGAACATACTGCTTTAGATGAAGGGTGGTTACGAAAGATCCTTGTGGGAGAAGGCGTAGAAGCAGATGTCAATCAACCGATAGCGATTTTTACTGAAGAGGAGAATGAAAGCATTGAAGGGTATACTTCAGGTGAATCATCTGTCGCAGAACCTAAGGGTGAAATTGCGCTTGAAAAGCAAAAAGCAGCAGTGCACAACACTCTTCAGCAAGAAACTCCATCAGTATTAAAAAAACAAGAACGTATTTTTGTTTCCCCCTTAGCTAAGAAGATTGCTCAAGAAAAAGGTATCGATCTTACCGAAATTCAAGGTTCTGGACCAAGAAATCGTATCGTTTCAAGAGACCTTGAAGTAGCAACTACCAAAAAAGTATCAGACCATACAGTCCTTCACCCTGCATCAGGTACATTTGAAGAAATTACCCTTTCTCCCGTTAGGAAAATCATCGCCGAGCGTTTACAAGAAGCGAAATCTACTATTCCTCATTTTTATGTTGAAAAAAGCATTGATGCATCAGCTCTTCTAAAATTGCGAGAAGAGTTAGCAAAGCATGATCTTAAAGTTTCCATAAATGATTTAGTTACAAAAGGCGTAGCTTTAGCTTTAAAAAAACATCCTGTGATCAACTCAGGGTTTGACGCTAAGAAAAAAATGATTTTAAATTATCAGACAATAGATATCTCTATCGCTGTTAGTGTTGAGGGGGGATTAATCACTCCCATAGTGCGCAATGCGGATTTAAAAGAGCTACGGGAAATTTCTTCAGAGATCAAAGTTCTTGCTAAAAAAGCGCGAGAGGGCAAATTACAGCCACAAGAATTCCAAGGTGGTTCATTTACGATTTCCAATCTCGGAATGTTTGGAGTAAAGAGTTTTCAAGCTATTATTAATCCTCCTCAAGCAGCCATTTTAGCTGTTAGTGGTATCTTAGATATTCCCGTTGTTAAAGATGGCGTTGTTATTCCAGGGAAGGTGATGAATGTCACTATTTCTGTTGACCATCGTGTAATTGATGGAGTTGCTGCTGCAGAGTTTTTAGCTTCCCTAAAGCATATTCTTGAAAATCCTCTTGCCTTAATCATCTAA
- a CDS encoding UDP-3-O-acylglucosamine N-acyltransferase (Product derived from UniProtKB/Swiss-Prot:Q6MAE7;Gene name derived from UniProtKB/Swiss-Prot:Q6MAE7;EC number derived from UniProtKB/Swiss-Prot:Q6MAE7), which produces MTKNPKQSLQLSKVTQKEASMFQKSYSLEELAHLTQSKISGNAQHRITNVADLETAKADDASFLANPRYEQMMKRSEAGVIFIDDKTPLMDGRNFLVTENPSRAFQKIVELFSENASELTGFEGIHPTAIVHPSAKVASNVAIGPFAVIDKNVILEKSTTIGAHVYIGPNSVLGESCLIHPHVTIRERCLIGNRVTIQPGAVIGSCGFGYTTDKEGRHIKLNQVGTVTIEDDVEIGANTTIDRSRFKTTKIGRGSKVDNLVQIGHGVEVGQDNIIIGQTGIAGSTKTGRHVVLAGQVAVAGHLKLADGVVVAGCSGVSKSLQKPGKYGGIPAIPLEDYNRNAVQLRSIQKYYERIKSLEERLAKLEN; this is translated from the coding sequence AGTCCAAAATATCTGGAAACGCTCAGCACCGCATTACAAATGTTGCTGACTTAGAGACAGCCAAAGCTGATGATGCCTCCTTTCTTGCCAATCCACGCTATGAGCAGATGATGAAGAGATCAGAAGCTGGCGTTATTTTTATCGACGATAAAACGCCATTAATGGATGGGCGTAATTTTCTAGTTACAGAAAACCCTTCCCGTGCGTTTCAAAAAATTGTAGAACTCTTTTCTGAAAATGCTTCCGAACTAACAGGATTTGAAGGCATTCATCCGACAGCTATCGTTCACCCTTCTGCTAAAGTCGCTAGCAATGTCGCTATTGGACCTTTTGCTGTGATTGACAAGAATGTGATCCTTGAGAAAAGTACCACAATCGGTGCCCATGTTTATATTGGACCCAACAGCGTTTTAGGTGAGAGTTGTCTGATTCACCCCCATGTCACCATTCGAGAACGTTGCCTTATTGGCAATCGTGTAACGATTCAACCGGGTGCAGTCATTGGTTCTTGTGGCTTTGGTTATACAACCGACAAAGAGGGCCGACATATTAAACTCAACCAAGTAGGAACAGTAACTATTGAGGATGATGTTGAAATCGGTGCCAACACGACCATTGACCGTTCCAGGTTTAAGACAACAAAAATAGGACGTGGCAGCAAAGTGGATAATTTGGTGCAGATTGGTCATGGCGTTGAAGTTGGCCAGGACAATATTATCATTGGCCAAACTGGCATCGCAGGCTCCACCAAAACAGGCCGACATGTTGTTCTTGCTGGCCAAGTTGCCGTGGCAGGACACCTCAAACTTGCGGATGGTGTCGTCGTAGCAGGATGTTCTGGCGTTTCCAAATCCCTCCAAAAACCCGGAAAATATGGCGGGATACCAGCAATCCCCTTAGAAGACTACAACCGCAATGCAGTCCAATTAAGAAGCATTCAAAAGTATTATGAGCGCATTAAATCCTTAGAAGAGCGCCTCGCAAAGCTAGAGAATTAG
- a CDS encoding Pyruvate dehydrogenase E1 component subunit alpha (Product derived from UniProtKB/Swiss-Prot:Q1RJX4;Gene name derived from UniProtKB/Swiss-Prot:Q1RJX4;EC number derived from UniProtKB/Swiss-Prot:Q1RJX4): MAHLQESFMDEHSPKFFNGDRKELFRKIGQERLVKILQRMLLIRNFETRAEAAYQQGKIGGFFHSYIGQEAIQTASVEAMGEENWWVTSYRCHALALLLGATPNEIMAELYGRITGNAKGRGGSMHLYTKRLLGGFGIVGGQLPIATGAAFTLKYTDNKKEVAVCYLGDGAVAQGAFHESLNLASLWQLPCIFVIENNKWGMGTAVNRALTNKLIAEEKASGYNIKGYTFDGMDFIDCYAGFKHVHEEVLANSRPVLIEVLAERFKGHSISDPGLYRSKEQLKNSMTRDPISLLQNDLLELNVIDEAEIKKIDKECRESVITAMKFAEESPWPDPHTLEKDVFAPEPEEIFE, translated from the coding sequence ATGGCCCATTTACAGGAATCATTTATGGATGAACATTCTCCTAAATTCTTTAATGGAGATAGAAAAGAACTTTTTCGAAAAATTGGTCAAGAAAGGCTTGTAAAAATTTTGCAGCGAATGCTTCTTATCCGTAATTTTGAAACACGTGCTGAGGCGGCTTATCAACAAGGAAAAATCGGCGGTTTTTTTCATTCTTACATTGGGCAAGAAGCGATTCAAACCGCATCTGTAGAAGCAATGGGGGAAGAAAATTGGTGGGTGACATCCTATCGGTGCCATGCTCTCGCCCTTCTGCTTGGTGCAACACCCAATGAAATTATGGCAGAACTTTATGGCCGCATAACGGGTAATGCCAAAGGCCGTGGGGGATCGATGCATCTCTATACTAAACGGTTGCTTGGCGGTTTTGGGATAGTTGGCGGTCAGTTGCCTATAGCAACAGGTGCAGCATTTACCCTTAAATATACGGATAATAAAAAAGAAGTGGCTGTCTGCTATTTAGGCGATGGGGCTGTAGCGCAAGGAGCTTTTCACGAGTCTTTAAATCTGGCTTCTCTTTGGCAGCTTCCTTGCATTTTTGTGATTGAAAACAATAAATGGGGAATGGGCACAGCTGTCAATCGTGCTTTAACAAATAAGCTGATCGCTGAGGAAAAAGCCTCGGGATATAATATAAAAGGCTATACCTTTGATGGCATGGATTTTATCGATTGCTATGCTGGGTTTAAACATGTTCACGAGGAAGTGTTAGCAAATTCTAGGCCTGTTTTGATCGAAGTTTTGGCGGAACGATTTAAGGGTCACTCCATTTCTGATCCAGGACTCTACCGTTCAAAAGAACAACTCAAAAATTCTATGACGCGAGACCCTATAAGCCTTCTTCAGAATGACTTGCTCGAGCTGAACGTGATTGATGAAGCGGAGATTAAGAAAATCGATAAAGAATGTCGGGAAAGTGTTATTACAGCCATGAAATTTGCAGAAGAAAGTCCATGGCCGGATCCCCATACCTTGGAGAAAGATGTCTTTGCCCCTGAGCCAGAGGAGATCTTTGAATGA